The region ATCGTTTTGGATTCTTGGATTCTTTGCACGCAGAACGTACATTTTTCCATAACCCCGCGCACGCGAACGCCTACCGCAGGATTCAAAGCCATGTGCATTGGTTTTTCGATCAACTTAGCATAATTGAACCAGTTGAAACGACGTACTTTGTACGGACAGTTATTCGCGCAGTAACGAGTACCAACGCAACGGTTGTAAACCATGTCGTTCAGACCCTCATCAGAGTGAGTCGTCGCAAGAACCGGACATACTGTTTCACAAGGAGCGTTGTCGCAGTGTTGACACATAACTGGTTGGAAGACCGCTTGCGCATTTTCGATATCACCTTGGTAATAACGATCGATACGCAACCAGTGCATGATACGACCTTCAAGAACGTATTTCTTACCGATAACTGGAACGTTATTTTCAGATTGGCACGCCACCACGCAGGCTGAACAGCCTGTGCAAGTGTGAAGATCAACTGCCATACCCCATTTGTGACCAGAGTATTGGTGACCAGACCAGATAGACCATGTTTCATGTCTGTGGATACCAGCCGATTTATTTTTTACGTAGTCTTTCAAAGTCGCTTCAGCAGCGATTTGACGGCCTTCCATAGAGAAGTTACCAGACGTACCTGCTAGATCGTAGTGTTTGCCCAATTTTTCGAATGTAGCAACTTGACCCGCAAAGACAGCTTTACCGGCTTTGTCGACAGAGATGAACTCTGTCATGTCTTTACCTACGCCATTTGCAACTTTACCAGCGCGAGTACGACCGTAACCTACAGCAACTGCGATAACTTCGTTGTGCAAGCCTGGTTGGATGTACACTGGAAGCTCAACAGATTTATCACCCACTTTAAGGTTGATCACAGAACCTGTTTTCAAATGGTGTTTTTCAGCCGTAGCGATCGAAACCATTGCGTAGTTATCCCACGTCAATTTTGTCACAGGATCTGGAAGCTCTTGCATCCAACCTGCATTCGCCAAAGAACCATCCATGATCGCCACTTTAGGGTAAAGAACGAGTTCCATACCTTCTTGAGCTTTAGCTGGCTTGATGCTTGTGAAAGCATCCACTTTGAATGAACGAGCGACTGAACCAGAACGATTCAACTCACCCACATAGCCTTTTTGAAGAGCTTCCAACCAGAAATCTTCAAAGCCTGCGCCTTTACCGTATTTCGGGTGGATGTCTGATTTCCAGTAAACTCTTAAGTAGTCATAGAACGTTTCGTAATCACGAAGACGTGCTGGACCTTGTTTCGCCATGAAAGCCCAAGTCATCAAAGACAACTGGAACGAGCGAGTGTCATACATAGGACGAATCGCAGGTTGGCAAATAGAAACAACGCCTTTACCTACTTCGATATCATTCCAAGATTCCAACGCGTGGTTGTCTGGAGTGATGTAATCAGCGAACACGCCCGTCTCGTCAACACGGTCCCCTGTATAAAGAACCATTTTAACTTTTTTGATCGCTTCAGCAAAGCCCATAGATTTTGGCAAATTGTAGCCTGGGTTTACTTTATGCATGATCAAAGTTTGAACTTTGCCGTCATTCATATCTTGGATCAATTGAGCCATGTCAGCGTACGACGCTGTCAATGCAGGGTGACCTGCTTTGGCATCAACTGTTTTACCATCGTTGTCCAAAACTGAATTTAGCATGTTCACGGCAATTTGAAGCTCAAGCGATTGAGCAGTTTGCGAAGTGATACCACCTGCTACTACCAATGATTGACCTTTGTTTGCAGCCAAATCAGCAGCCACTTTCGCAAAGACTTCTTTGTCGAAGCCTAACTTCGTAGCTACATCTGCGTAAGGTTCCAAAGTCGCTTTCACAGCGCCGTTACCAGCGTATGAAGACTGACCCTTTTTCACGATGATTTCGTGAAGAAGACCCATCACAACATCAAGTTGTTGAGACGGTTTGATTTTGAAACGGATATCGGCATTAGCACCCGTCAATGAGTAGTTGGAATCAAAAGAAACCAAACGATTCATGTTTTTGATATCTTTACGACCTTCCGTAAAGTGGTGCGTAAATGTCGTCGGGCTGATCCATGTACCCAAGAAGTCAGCATTGATTGAAACGATCATTTTCGCTTTATCAAACCAGTACTGAGGAACGACGTCATCGCCGTAGGAAGCTTTTTGTCCATCACGAACGTCGTCGTGAGAGAATGCATCCCACACGACAGTCTTAGCTTTGAAACCTTGAGCGAAGTCAGAAATCACAGCCTTTGTTGAAGGAGAAGCTATCGGAGCTGTCAATACAACAACGCCACCTTTAACCAATTGCTCTGACACTTTTTTGTCTAGATCTTCCCACTTAACATCGATCAATTGAGAGTTCGATTTTTTCTCATTGAACAAGTTGCGTTTAGGACCTTGCAATCTTTCCGGATCATACAAGTACATCAAAGTCGCTTGAGAACGAGCGCTCAAACCACCTTGGCTGTATGGATGGGATGGATTTGATTCAATGTGTACCGGACGGCCTTCGCGAGTTTTGATAAGCAAAGCCATCGCATCGCTACCGTCGAAGTATGCAGAAGTGTAGTAGTTCGGAAGACCAAGAGTCACCTCTTCAGGCATCTTGTTATACGGAACGATCTTTTGTACTGGACGACGGACGCAAGACGCTGTCGCCATAGCCAAAGATGCGCCCATAAGTTTCAAGAACTCACGACGTGCCCAACCATCTTCACCGTCGCTTTCGCGCAGTGGAGAAGATTTAAACTCTGTCTCTGCTAATTTTTGAAATTCAGAATCGCCCATCTTTTCTTCGATGGTTTCCCAGAATTTCGTGTCACGCACGATTGTCGGGCGCAACGCTTTTTTCATCTCTAATTCATGATCATGATGCATTTCAGACATAATACCTTCCGAAACCCTTAGTAGTGACAAGTTGAGCAGTTAAGCGGAGCTTTGTTCTCTGGTTGGCGGTGGCAGTTCACACACCAGCCCATAGAAAGATCAGAGAATTGCTCCACACGTTTCATCGTTTCGATAGGACCGTGACATGTTTGACAGTTCACGCCTTTCGCGATGTGCGCGTTGTGATTGAAATGAACGAAATCTGGAAGCATGTGAACGCGTACCCACTCAACGGAGCCACCGCTGTCGTATGCATCACGAAGTTTTTGAATTTCTGGTTTATCTGTCGCTACTTGCAAGTGGCAGTTCATGCAAGTTGATAGCGCCGGAATATTAGAGTGACGAGTTCTTTCCACTTGGTTGTGGCAATACTGACACGCAATTTTGTTAGTTCCCGCATGCAATTGGTGATCAAACGCAATTGGCTGCTCTGGAGCGTAACCTTTGTTATATCCCCAACCTGGTTGGAATTTACAACCCGTGAGAAGTGCTGAAAAAATCATGAGCGCGCTCAAACAAGCTAACACGCCCGCCGTCGTACTTCTAAATACCCGATGCATAATCATCCTTTTGCTAAACTCGTATCCTCTTAATCACATTGAGGATTGAGGCCAACAACGCTGTCCTATATTTAATTTTGCCCTTATTTAAAGACTTAAACGTCCAGTTGTCCATATTCTTTTTGCAAGCATATTGAAAAAGCGAAAGAGATTTCTCCCTCTCGCTTAAATTTTGTGCAAAACTCTTTCGCGCTGTTGCTAGAGAGTTTCTAAGATTTCGCGGATTTTTTATTGCGGCCTTGTCTGACAACCCACACGTAAAGGGCAAACAACATGTGTGCAGCAACAAAAGCAGACACATACTCGATACCACCCGCACCGAATCCGTAAGAATGAAGCCCTGCACCAAGAACGAAGTTCACACCGTACCAAGCCATGATAACTAAAGAGAAAGTGATAATCGCTGTCACTACCATACCGAAATTTTTGATCATCCCCGCGTATCTTGCATGTAGGACCGCCAAATATCCAAGCAAAGCGATCAAGGCCCAAGTTTCTTTTGGATCCCATCCCCAGAAACGACCCCATGAATAGTCAGCCCAGATTCCGCCCAAAATAATTCCCGGAGCCAAGAATGCGACACCGATTTGCATCGATCTGTAAATGGCTGTCACAATCGCGCGAATTTTGTCGTGGTTTTTTTCTTCGCCTTTTAGATAATAGAACAGACCAAGGTCGCCCAATCCAAACGCTAAGAAAAAGGCCGCGTAACTGATAGTGATAGTCATCACGTGGATGGTCAGCCAATAGTTGCTGCGCAGCACAGGCTCAAGCGGTTGAAGAGTTGGATCTAGCACCGCCGGTGCAAAGTCTGCAATCACCAGTGCAAACGCTGAAACAAGAGTTCCCGCGAACAAGATGATACGGAATTTATAGATAAGCTCCAAGATCGCAGCGAACAAAATGGTTCCCCACGAAACCCAAATCACCGTCTCGTACATGTTCGATACCGGCGCTCTTTCCATAATATACATACGCAGACCGAAGCCATAGGTATGAAGGATGAAGCCCAACGCAAGAAGCACCCAGCCGGCCTTCATCAAAGACTCTTTAGAAAGAGCCCAAACCAGCAAAAGCACAATCGCTGCTAAGATATAGAATACATAAGCCCAACGAAACGGATGGAAGCTGTTATAATGTACTTCGGCTTTGATTTTCGTATCGTGATTATAGGCCTCAGGATTTTCTGCACGAGCTGCCGTTTCAAATGCATTGACTGCTTCATCCAATTTAATTGCGGCCGCATCCACATCACCTTGATTTGAATTATTCGCCACCGCACCGATATACGTTACAAATGCCGTCGTGATGCCGACGAATTTTTGCTGAAAAGCCTCTGGCAAGTCAGCAACGGCAGTCCAGTTCATACCTTCTTTGGGAGGAAGAACACGAAGCATACGTCCTGCTGCCACCTCTTGGAAAACGAAGAATTGATTCTCCAGGCGTTGCAAAGCTTGGAAATACGGATTTAGTTTTTCTTTCGTTTCGCGTTTGGCCTGAAGCTCTTGGCGAAGCAACGTAAAACGATCACTGCCGAAAAGTTCCTGCCCGTTAAAGTATCTTTGGTCTTTGGGAAGCTTCATCGCTTCCAAAACTTGGTGATTGCGCACTTCAAAGATCTTTTTATCAGACCACGCTTGGGGCGACAGCATCCAAGTCAGAATAATTTCAGTCGCATTGCGACCCTCATATCTGCTTTTTCCGTAAACGATTTCCAGCATTTCTTTCGCAAAGCTGTCGTAAGGCTTGATACGACCGCCATCTTGCACTGGAAGATATTTGAGTTGATCACCGGGCTTTGCCATCGCCGTCAGCGCGGAGAAAGAAAGCAATACTGTTGTCAAAACTAGCAAAAGCTTTTTCATCTGTTAATTCCCGTCGTCTTTCTTTTTAGCTAATTTGAAATCTAAATGTTTAAACCACATCAAAAGCACCACACCGACACTTAAAATCAGTGAGCCCAAGTACTTCCAAGCGCGTCCCGGGTCTGCATTCACCGAGAAAATCGAAGCCACTGGATGACCGTTTTCCTCTTGGAAGCTGGCTTGATAAATCGTAAGCCCTTTGTATTTCAAGGGCTCGTTCATCGAGATTTCACGCTCGCCAAGTTCCGGAATTTCAACGACGCTTTTGTAAGCGGCGGCTCTCATCGTGCCTTGATAACGATCCACTGCAAATGATTTTAAAGCCACATTAAAATTCACATCAATGCGACGATTGCCGTAAGTTAACAAGTAAACTGCATTTTCCGTGAAAAGCTTCACCATGTCGTTCAAAAGCACCCAGTGAGCCTTGCCGTTAAAGATAATTTTGACTGCGGAAGTCGTTAGCGGAGTCGGTGCTGACATATCTTGAAGATCCCAATCCTCAAGGGCCGCCGGAATAAATCTTAGAATACGGAAATCCATCGCCATCTTAAAGCCGGGATTGAACATATCGCCTTCTTTAACGAAGCCCGTCTTTCCAGGTTTTTCAGACTCTTTGTAAAAGACAGCATACTTTAATCCGCCTTTTTCTTTATCTGGTTGCAAATAAATTTCGTTACGTCCT is a window of Bdellovibrio sp. SKB1291214 DNA encoding:
- a CDS encoding cytochrome c3 family protein; its protein translation is MIFSALLTGCKFQPGWGYNKGYAPEQPIAFDHQLHAGTNKIACQYCHNQVERTRHSNIPALSTCMNCHLQVATDKPEIQKLRDAYDSGGSVEWVRVHMLPDFVHFNHNAHIAKGVNCQTCHGPIETMKRVEQFSDLSMGWCVNCHRQPENKAPLNCSTCHY
- a CDS encoding cytochrome c biogenesis protein, which produces MKKLLLVLTTVLLSFSALTAMAKPGDQLKYLPVQDGGRIKPYDSFAKEMLEIVYGKSRYEGRNATEIILTWMLSPQAWSDKKIFEVRNHQVLEAMKLPKDQRYFNGQELFGSDRFTLLRQELQAKRETKEKLNPYFQALQRLENQFFVFQEVAAGRMLRVLPPKEGMNWTAVADLPEAFQQKFVGITTAFVTYIGAVANNSNQGDVDAAAIKLDEAVNAFETAARAENPEAYNHDTKIKAEVHYNSFHPFRWAYVFYILAAIVLLLVWALSKESLMKAGWVLLALGFILHTYGFGLRMYIMERAPVSNMYETVIWVSWGTILFAAILELIYKFRIILFAGTLVSAFALVIADFAPAVLDPTLQPLEPVLRSNYWLTIHVMTITISYAAFFLAFGLGDLGLFYYLKGEEKNHDKIRAIVTAIYRSMQIGVAFLAPGIILGGIWADYSWGRFWGWDPKETWALIALLGYLAVLHARYAGMIKNFGMVVTAIITFSLVIMAWYGVNFVLGAGLHSYGFGAGGIEYVSAFVAAHMLFALYVWVVRQGRNKKSAKS
- a CDS encoding TAT-variant-translocated molybdopterin oxidoreductase; protein product: MSEMHHDHELEMKKALRPTIVRDTKFWETIEEKMGDSEFQKLAETEFKSSPLRESDGEDGWARREFLKLMGASLAMATASCVRRPVQKIVPYNKMPEEVTLGLPNYYTSAYFDGSDAMALLIKTREGRPVHIESNPSHPYSQGGLSARSQATLMYLYDPERLQGPKRNLFNEKKSNSQLIDVKWEDLDKKVSEQLVKGGVVVLTAPIASPSTKAVISDFAQGFKAKTVVWDAFSHDDVRDGQKASYGDDVVPQYWFDKAKMIVSINADFLGTWISPTTFTHHFTEGRKDIKNMNRLVSFDSNYSLTGANADIRFKIKPSQQLDVVMGLLHEIIVKKGQSSYAGNGAVKATLEPYADVATKLGFDKEVFAKVAADLAANKGQSLVVAGGITSQTAQSLELQIAVNMLNSVLDNDGKTVDAKAGHPALTASYADMAQLIQDMNDGKVQTLIMHKVNPGYNLPKSMGFAEAIKKVKMVLYTGDRVDETGVFADYITPDNHALESWNDIEVGKGVVSICQPAIRPMYDTRSFQLSLMTWAFMAKQGPARLRDYETFYDYLRVYWKSDIHPKYGKGAGFEDFWLEALQKGYVGELNRSGSVARSFKVDAFTSIKPAKAQEGMELVLYPKVAIMDGSLANAGWMQELPDPVTKLTWDNYAMVSIATAEKHHLKTGSVINLKVGDKSVELPVYIQPGLHNEVIAVAVGYGRTRAGKVANGVGKDMTEFISVDKAGKAVFAGQVATFEKLGKHYDLAGTSGNFSMEGRQIAAEATLKDYVKNKSAGIHRHETWSIWSGHQYSGHKWGMAVDLHTCTGCSACVVACQSENNVPVIGKKYVLEGRIMHWLRIDRYYQGDIENAQAVFQPVMCQHCDNAPCETVCPVLATTHSDEGLNDMVYNRCVGTRYCANNCPYKVRRFNWFNYAKLIEKPMHMALNPAVGVRVRGVMEKCTFCVQRIQESKTIARNEKRQLKDGDVKVACQTSCPAGGIVFGDLNDPDSAVSKIWKEEEKARGYALLEEWHAKPSVRYLSKIRNNDKESTGGHDGHGTAKQGEHS